A stretch of the Macaca thibetana thibetana isolate TM-01 chromosome X, ASM2454274v1, whole genome shotgun sequence genome encodes the following:
- the LOC126946037 gene encoding histone H2B type W-T translates to MLRTQVPPLLRSTTAIVWSCRVMAAASAMAEPSSETTSEEQLITQEPKEANSTMAQKQSKQRKRGRRGACRCHANCRGDSFATYFRRVLKQVHQGLSLSREAVSVMDSLVHDILDRIATEAGRLARSTKRQTITAWETRIAVRLLLPGEMGKLAESEGTKAVLRTSLYAVQQQRK, encoded by the exons ATGCTGCGTACCCAAGTGCCCCCGCTTCTCCGATCCACAACCGCCATTGTCTGGTCGTGCCGTGTAATGGCCGCTGCCTCCGCCATGGCTGAACCTTCCTCTGAGACGACCTCTGAGGAGCAGCTGATCACCCAGGAGCCCAAAGAGGCCAACTCCACGATGGCCCAAAAGCAGAGCAAGCAGAGGAAGCGAGGGCGCCGTGGGGCCTGCAGGTGCCACGCCAACTGCCGCGGGGACAGCTTCGCCACCTATTTCCGCCGGGTGCTGAAGCAGGTTCACCAGGGCCTCAGCCTTTCCCGGGAGGCCGTGAGTGTCATGGATTCTTTGGTCCATGACATACTGGACCGCATCGCCACCGAGGCTGGTCGCCTGGCCCGCTCCACCAAGCGCCAGACCATCACCGCCTGGGAGACCCGGATCGCTGTGCGCCTGCTGCTGCCGGGGGAGATGGGCAAACTGGCAGAGTCCGAAGGCACGAAGGCTGTCCTCAG AACTTCACTATATGCCGTACAGCAACAGAGAAAGTGA